One Rissa tridactyla isolate bRisTri1 chromosome 4, bRisTri1.patW.cur.20221130, whole genome shotgun sequence DNA window includes the following coding sequences:
- the INAFM2 gene encoding putative transmembrane protein INAFM2, producing the protein MKEKEAGAERGKPATYTGDKKARMAAKTNKKWVRLATVLAYVLSVSLAAIVLAVYYSLIWQPVRSGGGGSPGPGPATATPPPHAAPLPGPAAGPAQEPPTGPGPGLARTDRPDAPPPPGARGSP; encoded by the coding sequence ATGAAGGAGAAGGaggcgggggcggagcggggcaaGCCCGCCACATACACTGGGGACAAGAAGGCGCGCATGGCGGCCAAGACCAACAAGAAGTGGGTGCGCCTGGCCACTGTGCTGGCCTACGTCCTCTCCGTCTCGCTGGCCGCCATCGTCCTCGCCGTCTACTACAGCCTCATCTGGCAGCCGGtgcgcagcggcggcggcggctcccccgggcccggccccgccaccgccaccccgccgccccacgccgccccgctgccgggcCCTGCGGCCGGACCCGCGCAGGAGCCGCCAACGGGCCCCGGGCCCGGCCTCGCCCGGACCGACCGCCCGgacgcgccgccgccgcccggggcgcGGGGCAGCCCCTGA